A portion of the Hoylesella buccalis ATCC 35310 genome contains these proteins:
- a CDS encoding chloride channel protein, whose product MQPTTYINKLHKWRLTHLTNRQMATILAFFIGIFASVAAYVLHFIIRQIQHLLTAGFDATTYNWLYLLFPVIGIYITSLFVRYVVKDNISHGITQVLYAISTKQSRLKAHNCWTSVISSAITIGFGGSVGAEAPIVLTGSAIGSNLGQLFKMDNKTLMLLVGCGASAAIAGIFKAPIAGLVFTLEVLMVDLSMAALLPILTSTVTATVFTYIFVGNRSLFDFTLDSAWNIDRIPASILLGLFCGMVSLYFIRMMSKCEGVFEQLKDYPFAKLFLGAILLSSLIFFFPSLYGEGYNSLNILLNGNTEADWNAVMNNSLFAGSSGLLVVYIALVLLTKIFATSATNGAGGVGGTFAPSLFVGGFGGFLFARVWNMNQVGTYIPEKNFTLLGMAGVMAGVMHAPLTGVFLIAELTGGYSLFLPLIMVSIVSVMVISIFEPHSIYATRLARQGRLLTHHTDRSILTLMSLDSVIDHDYTTVDLDMPLGKLVSVISRSHTSFIPVVNTAGILLGIIDINKIRHVMFRTELYHRFTVQQILIPPKATLGIKDSMEEVMEKFDKTNANYLPVVDVDGELTGFIERTRLYSMYRKTVADFSAE is encoded by the coding sequence ATGCAACCAACAACCTATATCAACAAACTTCACAAGTGGAGACTGACACATCTGACCAATCGTCAGATGGCGACCATCCTAGCCTTTTTCATAGGTATCTTCGCCTCGGTAGCCGCTTATGTGTTGCACTTCATCATCAGACAGATTCAACATTTACTTACGGCTGGTTTCGATGCTACCACCTACAACTGGCTGTACCTACTGTTTCCCGTTATCGGCATTTACATCACATCACTCTTCGTGAGATATGTGGTGAAAGATAACATCTCACACGGCATCACGCAGGTGCTGTATGCCATATCGACCAAGCAGTCAAGGCTGAAGGCGCACAACTGTTGGACATCGGTCATCTCATCGGCCATCACCATCGGCTTTGGTGGGTCGGTAGGTGCCGAGGCTCCCATCGTGCTGACGGGATCGGCGATAGGCAGTAACCTCGGACAATTGTTCAAGATGGACAACAAGACGTTGATGCTGCTCGTGGGTTGTGGCGCATCCGCTGCCATCGCAGGCATCTTCAAAGCGCCGATAGCTGGCCTGGTGTTCACGCTGGAGGTGCTTATGGTAGACCTCAGCATGGCTGCACTGCTGCCAATCCTCACCTCTACCGTCACGGCAACCGTCTTCACATACATTTTCGTGGGTAACCGCTCGCTGTTCGATTTTACACTCGACAGTGCTTGGAACATCGACCGCATACCGGCAAGCATCTTGCTGGGATTGTTCTGCGGCATGGTAAGTCTGTACTTCATCCGCATGATGAGCAAATGCGAAGGAGTGTTCGAACAGCTTAAAGACTATCCATTCGCCAAACTTTTTTTAGGAGCTATCCTGCTGAGCTCACTGATATTTTTCTTTCCTTCACTATATGGTGAGGGCTACAATTCGCTGAATATCTTGCTTAATGGAAACACGGAAGCCGACTGGAACGCCGTAATGAACAACTCATTGTTCGCAGGCAGTTCGGGCTTGCTGGTGGTCTACATCGCCTTGGTGTTGCTCACTAAGATCTTTGCCACATCGGCTACCAACGGAGCGGGTGGCGTGGGAGGAACCTTTGCGCCATCCCTTTTCGTCGGAGGGTTCGGTGGTTTTCTCTTTGCGCGTGTGTGGAACATGAATCAGGTGGGAACCTACATCCCCGAAAAAAACTTCACCCTGCTGGGAATGGCTGGGGTGATGGCTGGAGTGATGCATGCCCCTTTGACCGGTGTGTTCCTCATTGCTGAGCTCACGGGCGGCTACTCGTTGTTCTTACCGCTTATCATGGTGAGCATTGTGTCGGTGATGGTCATCAGTATCTTCGAGCCACACAGCATCTATGCCACGCGTCTGGCGCGCCAAGGCAGACTGCTCACCCATCATACAGATCGATCAATCCTAACGCTCATGAGCCTGGATAGCGTGATAGACCACGACTATACGACCGTAGACCTAGACATGCCGTTAGGGAAGTTGGTGAGTGTAATCAGCAGAAGTCACACCAGTTTCATCCCTGTCGTGAACACGGCAGGCATCTTACTGGGCATCATTGACATTAACAAGATTAGGCATGTGATGTTCAGAACCGAACTGTATCACCGCTTCACCGTGCAACAAATTTTAATACCCCCGAAAGCTACACTGGGCATTAAAGACTCCATGGAAGAGGTGATGGAGAAGTTTGACAAGACCAACGCCAACTATTTGCCGGTGGTTGACGTGGACGGAGAGCTTACTGGCTTTATAGAACGCACCCGACTGTATTCCATGTACCGCAAGACGGTGGCCGACTTTTCGGCAGAGTGA